The proteins below are encoded in one region of Longimicrobium sp.:
- a CDS encoding FecR family protein, which translates to MRRSILAAAAAILVLGAVPGRALAQQPEVALVYRLLQEGQMVINPAAGGERRAQLGDRLRNRDVVATSANTRAALRFTDDGSILRINPGSQVRLTSGDERGAVVRTLQLEFGEVWARVNRRNGSEFRIQTPAGVAAVKGTEFLVRIDSAGGTVVITLEGVVEFFNQAGRTDVGAGQQASAGSPSDAPEARRATREELRRAEEVGGEDAADAGRATWVEVQLQHADGRVRTLMMQVPADALRGRVQGTP; encoded by the coding sequence ATGCGCAGATCCATTTTGGCCGCCGCGGCGGCGATCCTCGTCCTCGGCGCGGTGCCCGGGCGTGCCTTGGCCCAGCAGCCGGAGGTGGCGCTGGTGTACCGGCTGCTGCAGGAGGGGCAGATGGTGATCAATCCCGCGGCCGGCGGGGAGCGCCGGGCGCAGCTGGGCGACCGCCTGCGGAACCGCGACGTGGTGGCCACGTCGGCGAACACCCGCGCGGCGCTGCGGTTCACGGACGACGGCTCCATCCTGCGGATCAACCCCGGCTCGCAGGTGCGGCTGACCTCCGGCGACGAGCGCGGGGCGGTGGTGCGCACGCTCCAGCTGGAGTTCGGCGAGGTGTGGGCGCGCGTCAACCGCCGCAACGGCTCCGAGTTCCGCATCCAGACCCCCGCCGGCGTGGCCGCGGTGAAGGGGACGGAGTTCCTGGTGCGCATCGATTCCGCGGGAGGAACGGTCGTCATCACGCTGGAAGGCGTGGTGGAGTTCTTCAACCAGGCCGGGCGCACGGACGTGGGCGCGGGGCAGCAGGCGTCGGCGGGATCTCCGTCGGATGCGCCCGAGGCCAGGCGCGCCACGCGCGAGGAGCTGCGCCGCGCGGAGGAAGTGGGCGGCGAGGACGCCGCGGACGCCGGGCGGGCGACGTGGGTGGAGGTGCAGCTGCAGCACGCCGACGGCCGCGTGCGCACGCTGATGATGCAGGTGCCCGCCGATGCGCTCCGCGGCCGCGTGCAGGGGACGCCATGA